The genomic region CCCGGAAGTACGGCACAGGGCGGGAACGTCACGGCGAACAAGGCCCCCGGAACGATCATCGAGGAGTGCGGATGAGCGACGAGACGCTGTCCAACCTGATGCATGAGAACCGGCGTTTCCCGCCTCCCGAGGACCTGGCGGTGCAGGCGAACGTCACCGCGGCCGACGTCCGCGCGGCGCGCGCCGACCCGCTGGCCTTCTGGGAGGCCCAGGCGCACCGGCTGACCTGGGCCGAGCCGTGGACCCAGGTGCTGGACTGGAGCGACCCGCCCTTCGCCCGCTGGTTCACCGGAGGCCGGCTCAACGTCGCCCACAACTGCGTGGACCGGCACGTCGAGGCCGGGCTCGGTTCGAGGCCCGCCTTCCACTGGGAGGGAGAGCCCGGAGACCGTCGCACCCTCACCTACGCGGACCTCAAGGACGCCGTGTGCCGGGCGGCCAACGCCCTGGAGGAACTCGGCGTCCGGGCCGGGGACCGGGTCGCGATCTACATGCCGATGATCCCCGAGACCGCCGTCGCGATGCTCGCCTGCGCCCGCATCGGCGCTCCGCACACGGTGGTCTTCGGCGGCTTCTCCGCGGACGCGTTGCGGGACCGCATCCTCGACTGCGACGCGCGCGTCGTGATCACCGCCGACGGCGGGTACCGCAAGGGCGCGGCCGCGGCCCTGAAACCGGCTGTCGACGACGCCGTCTCCCGCTGCCCCGACGTCCGCAACGTCCTGGTCGTCCGCAGGACCGGACAGGACGTGGACTTCACCGAGGGACGGGACGTGTGGTGGCACGACCTGGTGGACCGGCAGTCGCCCGAGCACCGGGCGCAGCCGTTCGACGCCGAGCATCCGCTGTACATCATGTACACCTCGGGAACGACGGCCAAGCCGAAGGGCATCCTGCACACCAGCGGCGGCTATCTGACCCAAGTGGCCTGGACCCACTGGGCCGTCTTCGACATGAAGCCGGAGCAGGACGTGTTCTGGACGGCCGCGGACATCGGCTGGGTCACCGGGCACTCGTACATCGTCTACGGGCCGCTCGCCAACGGCGTCACCTCGGTGATGTACGAGGGGACCCCGGACACCCCGACCCGGGGCCGCTGGTGGGAGATCGTCGAGCGGTACGGCGTGACGGTGCTCTACTGCGCCCCCACCGCGATCCGCACGTTCATGAAGTGGGGCGAGCAGTTCCCCGCCGGGCACGACCTGTCGAGCCTGCGGCTGCTCGGCTCGGTGGGCGAACCCATCAACCCCGAGGCGTGGATGTGGTACCGCCGCACCATCGGCGGCGACCGGTGTCCGGTCGTCGACACCTGGTGGCAGACCGAGACAGGGGGGCAGATGCTCTCTCCGCTCCCCGGAGTCAGCACCTGCAAGCCCGGCTCCGCCCTGGGCCCGCTGCCGGGCGTGTCCGCGGACGTGGTCGACGACACCGGCCGGCCGGTGCCCAACGGCTCCGGCGGCTATCTGGTCCTCACCCAGCCGTGGCCCGGAATGCTCCGGACCATCTGGGGCGACGAGCAGCGCTACCGCGACACCTACTGGTCCCGGTTCCCGGGTGTCTACTTCGCGGGGGACGGCGCGAAGAAGGACGAGGACGGCGACATCTGGCTGCTCGGCCGGGTCGACGACGTCATGAACGTCTCCGGCCACCGCATCTCCACCACCGAGGTCGAATCCGCGCTGGTCTCCCACCCGGACGTGGCCGAAGCCGCGGTGGTCGGCGCCTCCGATCCGACCACCGGGCAGGGCATCGTCGCGTTCGTGATCCTGCGCAACAGGCCGGAGGGCGAAGGCGAGGCACACAGCACCGTGGAGCAGCTCCGGACCCATGTGACCCGGGAGATCGGTCCCATCGCCCGGCCCCGGCAGATCATGGTGGTCCCCGAACTGCCGAAGACACGATCGGGGAAGATCATGCGCCGCCTGCTGAAGGACGTCGCCGAGGAACGGGAGCTGGGCGACGT from Streptomyces sp. NBC_01267 harbors:
- the acs gene encoding acetate--CoA ligase; amino-acid sequence: MSDETLSNLMHENRRFPPPEDLAVQANVTAADVRAARADPLAFWEAQAHRLTWAEPWTQVLDWSDPPFARWFTGGRLNVAHNCVDRHVEAGLGSRPAFHWEGEPGDRRTLTYADLKDAVCRAANALEELGVRAGDRVAIYMPMIPETAVAMLACARIGAPHTVVFGGFSADALRDRILDCDARVVITADGGYRKGAAAALKPAVDDAVSRCPDVRNVLVVRRTGQDVDFTEGRDVWWHDLVDRQSPEHRAQPFDAEHPLYIMYTSGTTAKPKGILHTSGGYLTQVAWTHWAVFDMKPEQDVFWTAADIGWVTGHSYIVYGPLANGVTSVMYEGTPDTPTRGRWWEIVERYGVTVLYCAPTAIRTFMKWGEQFPAGHDLSSLRLLGSVGEPINPEAWMWYRRTIGGDRCPVVDTWWQTETGGQMLSPLPGVSTCKPGSALGPLPGVSADVVDDTGRPVPNGSGGYLVLTQPWPGMLRTIWGDEQRYRDTYWSRFPGVYFAGDGAKKDEDGDIWLLGRVDDVMNVSGHRISTTEVESALVSHPDVAEAAVVGASDPTTGQGIVAFVILRNRPEGEGEAHSTVEQLRTHVTREIGPIARPRQIMVVPELPKTRSGKIMRRLLKDVAEERELGDVTTLTDDTVMESIRKQLPATTEE